One Pullulanibacillus sp. KACC 23026 DNA segment encodes these proteins:
- the yjcZ gene encoding sporulation protein YjcZ — translation MGAGFAFNIVWFILLIIVGGCTVYLVIIKGNGHSPPLSGLIFCFRGGKKGGPEYYRNLIEREHMNRPVNIRLHDGREHQQARCRD, via the coding sequence ATGGGGGCAGGATTCGCCTTTAATATTGTGTGGTTTATCCTCTTAATCATCGTTGGTGGGTGCACCGTGTATTTGGTAATTATTAAAGGCAATGGTCACTCCCCTCCTCTAAGTGGCCTAATTTTTTGTTTTAGAGGAGGGAAGAAAGGGGGACCGGAATATTATCGTAACCTCATTGAAAGAGAACACATGAATAGACCTGTCAATATTCGTCTTCATGATGGAAGAGAACATCAACAGGCCCGCTGTCGAGATTGA